TGAGTCAGAGTCAAGCAAATGGGGTTGCAGGGAAAACAGGGATCACTGTATCGGGATAGGTAATCGGCGCCTTATACTTGATTGACACCtccttgaggatgatgcCAGTACCCTTGGCGAGCTATCTTAATAGTGCATAAGCAGTATTCCACAAACAGTGATCCATACGCGACGCACCAGCATATCGTATACAGTTTTCTCTCCCAGTTTTCCGGCCCAGCTCTCACAGTACCTGATGCGGGCCGACTCCACCCATCGTAGTATCTGAACATTGTTCACATGTCTGCCCAAAGGATCAGTACTCTCTGGGTAAGTTAAGAAGACATTTGCACTCACTGGAAGCTATCTTGGTCACCCCAAGCCACAGGCCAGGTCAGGACCCCAATGGTATCATGGTTCTGCTGCTTAAAGTACTCGAGAGCctgctctttccttccactATCTTCGTTCAACCAAGGTCTGTCATCTACTCGCCCTCTCTGCCCCTGGGAGCCTTGGAAAGGTGATGATGCCTTTGCGTTCGCTACAGCATCAAGAGAATATGCAGGATCTGGCACATGGGAGGCCCTGTGGTCTTCCTCATGTTCTGGACCAAACGAGCCTGGGGCAATGTAGTAATGGGATGATGGGTCCTGAAATTTAGCGTATATCTCCTAAAGTATTGTTGAAAATCAGTCAAACTTCACAGACTTCGAGTGGCCATACCTGGAGGCGAgcagcatcatcatctgtgACAGCCAGAGTGGGCTTGGAATGGACAGTCTGAATGTGTGACATGATGCTGCGTTTGAATGCTCTGTTCGATGTCGCAGCTCGATAGTCACGAACGCAGGAGAAGCGGCATCGAAGGGCCATTGTGGGATTGCGTGTGCGAGATGATCTGTGCTGGAAGCTCtcaggaaggaagaccCTCACGGTCGAtagcaagaagaggcatTATAAATCAGCTGACGCTCGTTGGCTTGCCTGGCCCTTAATGAAGGAACAACTGCGCGGACATGCCCGACCCCTGCTGATCGAGCATAATACGTCttggttgttgttgttgttcaaTAAAATAGTTTTTAACAACCTGTACAGGAGAGCACACTACTGTCCGTTGTATGGATAGCTCTTCAAATAATGAGAGAAAGTAAAGAATGCAACATCAAGCAAGGCTTCCATGCATTACACATAATAGATACCACACACGAATTTTTCAACCAAAAATAACAAGTTGCAAAGAAAGGGTATCCTTTTGATAGGAGATGCTATTAAAGCTCTATTTGATAGATGAATGGGAAGTTGAAGCACTGGAAGAAAGTATTACATTATTGCAGTCTAGTCGAAAGTAACCTTCTGACCCTCAGGCTTGACAATACCGCCAGTTCGGGCACCACTACGTTGGAAAGTCAGCATTAGAATGGACATGCAGATGAGCAAGAGACTCACCCTCGAGGAGGACCGCCACGGCCACGGCCACCGCCCCTACCACCTCGGTCGAAACCACCTCGTCCCCTACCGCCACCTCGGCCACCACCACGGCCGCCGaagccaccaccaccacgacCGCCACCGAAGCCTCCTCTCTCGCCGTTGTCCTGCTTAGGAGGAGCGAAGTCGACCCTAATGGCACGACCAGCGATCTCGGCACCGTTCATGGCCTTGAGAGCAGCAGTGGCGTCGTCAACGGAAGAGAATTGGACGTAACCAAAACCTTTGGGGGCACCAGTGTCTCTATCAGTCGGGAGCCTAACGCTCTGGACGTCACCGTGTTGGCCGAAGGCCTCGTAGACCTGGTCCTCGGTaacggagaaggaaagggaacCGATCCAAAGAGTCTCGGCGGGAGGGGATTGCTTGTCGTTGAAGACCCTAGCACGCTTTTCGGCGGCCTCATTGGGCTTTCGCTGGGTGGCGTAATTGACACGGATGGCACGGCCGTCAATCTCAGAACCGTCCTTCTCAATAGCCTTGGCAGAGGACCCAAGGTCGGCGAATTCCACGTAGCCGAAACCACGAGACTTTTGGGAGTCACGGTCAAAGACAACTCGCGCGGAAACAACTTCACCACAAGACTCAAACTCGGACTTGAGCCAGTCGTTGTCGACGTTCCAAGAGAGCTGGCCAACGAAAACGTTGGTAGTGGCTTCCTCGTCACCGCCATCAGCCCTTGCTTTCTTCGCAGGGGCAGCAGGCTCTTCCTCGGCCTTTCGCTTGTTACCTGGATAATTTTAGCCCAAGCGTAAATTAATAATTGCGTAAAGACTTACCGTTGGTCTGCGGCTTagcctcttccttggtctcctccatcttttcgtcctcatcatcagaagCGTCGGAGTCAGAATCAGAGTCAGAGTCAGAATCGGAGTCGGACTGGTACGGACGTCAGCAACTTCTCTAACTAGGAAACTGGGAGCAACTTACTTCTTTGCTaacctcttctttggtCTCAGCCTTAGGCTCCTCCTCGGACTCAGAATCAGAGTCAGAGTCGGAGGACTCGTCAGAAGAagactcttcctccttcgtcTACGCAGTACGTTATTGGCATTCAATAAAAAAATTAGGAGCATAACAAACCTCGGCGGCAGGGGCAACAGTCTTAGCAACAGGTTTTTCGTCTtcggaggaggaagattcAGAATCGGAAGagtcctcctcctcggaGTCCTCAGACTCCGAGGAGGAGCTCGCAGGAGGGGGTGTGGGGGTCTTAGCCTTCTTGgatttcttctccttcttctcctttacATCCTTCTGTAAACTCTGTCAGTATCAAATGTATGTCTTCGCACCACAGAGAGAAAACCAACCTTAGCAGCCTTGGCAGGAGCGGGGGCGGGAGCAggcttctcatccttcttactttttttgtccttcttgtcAACCTTGACGGCGGCGGCAGGAGCAGATTTGGCAGATTTGGCCATTTTAGATATAGTAATTTACTTtttgagatggagatggatgagaagaaatAGAGGAATAGGTTACCGGCAGGCCTCCAACTTTTGTGCGTCCACCGCGGCGAAAACAGAAATTCTGCAAGGGCGATAATGGTCACGTGATTGGCAGGTTTTCGCGGACCTAAAAGAAAGATCAAGATGGACATTCACTGCGGGCCTATTATCCAAGACGAATTGCCTCCGCATGCCTTTCTCGGCCGATTAGATCCGACCATTTGATGGCCCTGACGTCGGTATctgaggaaaagagagacAAGACGAAAGAGACCACAAGAGACTACACAAGCCTTTCGTTCTCTTTGCTTTTCTTTGTTTTGAACCAAAAATAATCATAATTAAATAGCCAAAATGTTCGCCCGATCAGCCTCTAAGAGTGtcgcctcttctctccgTTCCACCCAGGTCAGTATTTTTCACACACTTGACGGCCGCATGATTCACGCTGTCTATCTGGAAGACATGTTGTCAAGTGCTGACTCTTGTTTATTTGAAACTCGTAGGCCCCTCTCGGTGTGAGATATTATGCCTCTGCCTTCAAGTCTTCTACTCCCACCTCTGCCTTCGCTGGCAAAAAGGGTGCAGACGTACGTAGATAATTGCCAACAAATGGAACACAGCAACTGACGTCGCGATATCGTGAATTTGCAGGGCAACTACACCGTTACCCTCATCCCCGGTGATGGTATTGGCCCTGAGATTGCCAACAGTGTTAAGCAAATCTTCAGAGCTGCCCAGGTATATCTCGCGACGATTTTGTATGTGGGGAGCGTAATTGACATGTAACTTTACAGGTTCCCATTGTctgggaagaggttgacgTGACTCCTATCCTCAAGGACGGTAAGACCGTCATCCCTGATGATGCCATCAAGAGcatcaagaagaatacCGTTGCTCTTAAGGGTCCTCTTGCTACCCCCAGTAtgttcttttccttggcCTTTCAAAAGATCTTGCCGATGTTGACAGGCTGTG
The nucleotide sequence above comes from Cryptococcus neoformans var. grubii H99 chromosome 1, complete sequence. Encoded proteins:
- a CDS encoding nucleolin — encoded protein: MAKSAKSAPAAAVKVDKKDKKSKKDEKPAPAPAPAKAAKKDVKEKKEKKSKKAKTPTPPPASSSSESEDSEEEDSSDSESSSSEDEKPVAKTVAPAAETKEEESSSDESSDSDSDSESEEEPKAETKEEVSKESDSDSDSDSDSDSDASDDEDEKMEETKEEAKPQTNGNKRKAEEEPAAPAKKARADGGDEEATTNVFVGQLSWNVDNDWLKSEFESCGEVVSARVVFDRDSQKSRGFGYVEFADLGSSAKAIEKDGSEIDGRAIRVNYATQRKPNEAAEKRARVFNDKQSPPAETLWIGSLSFSVTEDQVYEAFGQHGDVQSVRLPTDRDTGAPKGFGYVQFSSVDDATAALKAMNGAEIAGRAIRVDFAPPKQDNGERGGFGGGRGGGGFGGRGGGRGGGRGRGGFDRGGRGGGRGRGGPPRGGARTGGIVKPEGQKVTFD